A genomic region of Streptomyces rimosus contains the following coding sequences:
- a CDS encoding RNA polymerase sigma factor: protein MTVLSGIGTAITDADDATLVRRFRSTTDPQTRDALFERLYATHRQRLYGFCLKRLLPDRDAAREALQETFLTAWTKLDTLEHPEALESWLYQIAWRRCAQQRRKRDRATGVPLDGWEESTGRETARRQRQIAADDADFAVRRRRALALVRNIAAAQGPTRQRFLDLYVGEELTGDTLARRLGRAGGSTKEDNEALRTAFRSNVLAKDPHNRKACGRLAGLLATAVTYWTAQAANAQRAGDPAAADRARRTKEALERFLADPDPDSTKALPDAVCRTVTRHTGQCPTCRGSARRSIARWFPAVAPFAFTDVIMDAVRDRFDLVSASVPADGGTGTEVKGRRSRRSSGRTGDRCGGSSGRPGKSPGIGRRITVNTLVALALSLGVVYGSGGADLPMAQLPWSSPASSGEHRGTPPASGGDPARRTPAGRTSGDRTGPERAAPAPPPKSSAAASPATRPASQADEAAHRSTGPADGSPPPASTQAATEEQASHEETAGTQPSEQLPTAPDPDPAAGTGSTDMQASMSQSTSQTPSQLTSQTPSQSSSSSSSAVDPSVQHPSAFQEFLVHSSTTSDEPG, encoded by the coding sequence GTGACCGTACTATCCGGCATCGGCACAGCGATCACCGACGCGGACGACGCCACCCTGGTCCGGCGCTTCCGGTCCACCACCGACCCGCAGACCCGCGACGCCCTCTTCGAGAGGCTCTACGCGACCCACCGCCAACGCCTGTACGGCTTCTGCCTCAAACGTCTGCTTCCCGACCGGGACGCCGCGCGGGAAGCGTTACAGGAAACCTTCCTCACGGCCTGGACGAAGCTGGACACGCTGGAGCATCCGGAGGCCCTGGAATCCTGGCTCTACCAGATCGCCTGGCGGCGCTGCGCCCAGCAGCGGCGGAAGCGGGACCGGGCCACCGGGGTGCCGTTGGACGGCTGGGAGGAGTCCACCGGCCGGGAGACGGCCCGCCGTCAGCGGCAGATCGCGGCGGACGACGCCGACTTCGCGGTCCGGCGCCGCCGTGCCCTGGCGCTCGTCCGGAACATCGCGGCGGCACAGGGCCCCACCAGGCAGCGCTTCCTCGATCTGTACGTCGGCGAGGAGCTGACCGGCGACACGCTGGCACGCCGGCTCGGGCGCGCCGGCGGAAGCACCAAGGAGGACAACGAGGCGCTGCGGACGGCGTTCAGGTCCAATGTGCTGGCCAAGGACCCGCACAACCGGAAGGCGTGCGGCCGGCTGGCGGGCCTTCTGGCGACCGCGGTGACGTACTGGACCGCGCAGGCCGCGAACGCACAGCGGGCAGGAGACCCTGCGGCGGCCGACCGCGCGCGGCGCACCAAGGAAGCCCTGGAACGCTTCCTCGCCGATCCGGACCCCGACAGCACCAAAGCCCTGCCGGACGCCGTGTGCCGTACCGTCACGCGGCACACCGGCCAGTGCCCCACGTGCCGGGGCAGCGCCCGGCGCAGCATCGCCCGCTGGTTCCCGGCGGTCGCACCCTTCGCGTTCACCGATGTGATCATGGACGCGGTCCGTGACCGGTTCGACCTGGTTTCCGCGAGTGTCCCGGCCGACGGCGGGACGGGGACGGAGGTCAAGGGCAGGCGGAGCCGCCGGTCCAGCGGCAGGACCGGTGACCGGTGCGGAGGTTCGTCCGGCCGTCCGGGCAAGTCGCCGGGCATCGGGCGCCGCATCACGGTGAACACCCTGGTGGCGCTCGCATTGAGCCTCGGTGTCGTGTACGGAAGCGGCGGCGCCGACCTTCCGATGGCGCAGCTCCCCTGGAGTTCTCCGGCCTCGTCGGGAGAACACCGCGGCACTCCCCCGGCGTCCGGTGGCGACCCGGCACGCCGTACGCCTGCCGGCCGTACATCTGGTGACCGTACGGGTCCAGAGCGCGCCGCCCCCGCGCCGCCGCCGAAGAGCTCGGCCGCCGCGAGCCCGGCCACCCGACCCGCCTCGCAGGCGGATGAGGCGGCGCACCGGTCCACCGGACCGGCGGACGGCTCCCCGCCCCCGGCGTCGACGCAAGCCGCCACCGAGGAGCAGGCGTCACACGAGGAGACCGCGGGCACCCAGCCGTCCGAACAACTCCCGACGGCCCCGGACCCTGACCCCGCCGCGGGTACCGGAAGCACGGATATGCAGGCGTCCATGTCCCAGTCAACCTCCCAGACGCCGTCCCAGTTGACCTCCCAGACGCCGTCCCAGTCGTCATCGTCCAGCTCGTCCGCCGTCGACCCCTCCGTCCAGCATCCCTCCGCCTTCCAGGAGTTCCTCGTCCATTCGAGCACCACCAGCGACGAGCCCGGGTAG
- a CDS encoding chitinase produces MRRIPSLRAAFTAAVTAVAALGLAVTGAGGASAATPLPAHVFAPYFEAWTGQSPAAMAAESGAKHLTMAFIQTDRKGSCTPLWNGNTGMPISPATFGADIRTIQGRGGDVIPSFGGYTADTTGTEIADSCTDVQQIAAAYEKVVTTYDISRLDMDIEVDALDNTAGIDRRNKAIKLVQDWAAANGRKLEISYTLPTTTRGPAANGVALLRNAVSNGARVDVVNLMTFDYYDNATHNMANDTETAAQGLHDQLARLYPDKSDAQLWGMIGVTEMPGVDDFGPAETFTLANARQVYGWATAKKINTLSFWALQRDNGGCPGGPASDNCSGIEQQTWDFTRIFAPFTSGSSTPQNDFSVTAAPATGSVTAGGTATTTVQTAVTAGAAQKVNLTVNGVPAGVTASLSADSVKAGGSATLTLATTAAAPSGTHRITVTGTGPSGSHSATYALTITGGSGGQCTAAPWAAGTVYTAGQQVSHKGHTWKAKWWTTGEEPGSTGEWGVWQDLGSC; encoded by the coding sequence ATGAGACGCATCCCCTCCCTGCGCGCGGCGTTCACCGCCGCCGTCACCGCGGTCGCGGCGCTCGGCCTCGCCGTGACCGGTGCCGGCGGCGCGTCGGCCGCGACCCCCCTCCCCGCCCATGTCTTCGCCCCCTACTTCGAGGCGTGGACCGGCCAGAGCCCCGCCGCGATGGCCGCCGAGTCGGGTGCCAAGCACCTGACGATGGCGTTCATCCAGACGGACCGTAAGGGCTCCTGTACGCCCCTGTGGAACGGCAACACCGGCATGCCGATCTCCCCGGCCACCTTCGGCGCCGACATCAGGACCATCCAGGGCCGGGGCGGCGACGTCATCCCCTCGTTCGGCGGGTACACCGCGGACACCACCGGCACCGAGATCGCCGACAGCTGCACCGATGTCCAGCAGATCGCCGCCGCGTACGAGAAGGTCGTCACGACCTACGACATCAGCCGGCTCGACATGGACATCGAGGTCGACGCGCTCGACAACACCGCGGGCATCGACCGGCGCAACAAGGCCATCAAGCTCGTCCAGGACTGGGCGGCGGCCAACGGCCGGAAGCTGGAGATCTCCTACACGCTGCCGACGACCACGCGCGGTCCGGCCGCCAACGGGGTGGCGCTGCTGCGGAACGCGGTGAGCAACGGCGCCCGCGTCGACGTGGTCAACCTGATGACGTTCGACTACTACGACAACGCCACCCACAACATGGCGAACGACACCGAGACCGCCGCCCAGGGCCTGCACGATCAACTCGCGCGCCTGTACCCGGACAAGAGCGACGCCCAGCTCTGGGGCATGATCGGCGTCACCGAGATGCCCGGGGTCGACGACTTCGGACCGGCCGAGACCTTCACCCTGGCCAACGCGCGCCAGGTCTACGGCTGGGCCACCGCCAAAAAGATCAACACCCTGTCGTTCTGGGCGCTCCAGCGCGACAACGGCGGCTGCCCCGGCGGCCCGGCCTCCGACAACTGCTCCGGCATCGAGCAGCAGACCTGGGACTTCACCCGTATCTTCGCCCCCTTCACCAGCGGTTCCAGCACCCCGCAGAACGACTTCTCGGTGACGGCGGCACCCGCCACCGGATCGGTGACCGCGGGCGGTACGGCCACCACCACGGTGCAGACCGCGGTGACCGCGGGCGCGGCCCAGAAGGTGAACCTGACCGTCAACGGCGTCCCCGCCGGCGTCACCGCCTCGCTCAGCGCGGACTCCGTCAAGGCGGGCGGCTCCGCCACCCTGACCCTCGCGACGACCGCCGCGGCGCCGTCCGGCACCCACCGCATCACCGTCACCGGCACCGGCCCCTCCGGCAGCCACTCGGCGACCTACGCCTTGACCATCACCGGCGGCAGCGGCGGCCAGTGCACGGCCGCCCCCTGGGCCGCAGGCACGGTCTACACGGCCGGCCAGCAGGTGTCGCACAAGGGCCACACCTGGAAGGCCAAGTGGTGGACGACGGGCGAGGAGCCCGGCAGCACCGGCGAATGGGGCGTCTGGCAGGACCTCGGCTCCTGCTGA
- a CDS encoding alpha/beta fold hydrolase: protein MPYVEGSGGTSLFYTDWGQGKPVVFVAGAWLSSSSWEFQMLPLSEQGLRCIAFDKRGHGRSDWAGHGFDYDTLADDLAALLDHLGLREVTLVAHSMGSGEVIRYLSRHGRDRVSRVVLIGATAPLLMRTEDNPEGIDRAAFQALLAERSQDRPRWMAQNAQAFFATHLGNHISAELMEWTVRQCLDCSAKAAVEVVGTGYSTDLRKEAAALQVPVLIIHGDADASAPITLCGRRLAQLVPDNRYKEYPRAGHGVFITHAERLNQDLLDFIAETSS from the coding sequence ATGCCGTACGTCGAAGGCTCCGGCGGAACAAGCCTGTTCTACACCGACTGGGGCCAGGGGAAGCCCGTGGTGTTCGTGGCCGGGGCCTGGCTCAGCAGCAGCTCATGGGAGTTCCAGATGCTGCCGCTGTCCGAACAGGGCCTGCGCTGCATCGCCTTCGACAAGCGCGGCCACGGCCGTTCCGACTGGGCCGGCCACGGCTTCGACTACGACACCCTCGCCGACGATCTCGCGGCGCTGCTCGATCACCTCGGCCTCCGCGAGGTGACCCTGGTGGCGCACTCGATGGGCAGCGGGGAGGTGATCCGGTACCTGTCCCGGCACGGCCGGGACCGGGTGAGCCGGGTGGTGCTGATCGGGGCCACCGCGCCGCTGCTGATGCGGACGGAGGACAACCCGGAGGGCATCGACCGGGCCGCGTTCCAGGCCCTGCTGGCGGAACGGTCCCAGGACCGCCCCAGATGGATGGCCCAGAACGCCCAGGCGTTCTTCGCCACGCATCTGGGCAACCACATCTCCGCCGAACTCATGGAGTGGACGGTACGGCAGTGCCTCGACTGCTCGGCCAAGGCCGCCGTCGAGGTGGTCGGCACGGGCTACTCCACCGACCTCCGCAAGGAGGCCGCCGCACTCCAGGTGCCGGTCCTGATCATCCATGGCGACGCCGACGCCTCCGCGCCCATCACCCTGTGCGGGCGCCGCCTGGCCCAACTGGTGCCGGACAACCGCTACAAGGAATATCCCCGAGCCGGGCACGGCGTCTTCATCACACACGCCGAACGCCTCAATCAGGACCTGCTCGACTTCATCGCGGAAACGTCCTCCTGA
- a CDS encoding carboxymuconolactone decarboxylase family protein: MDARFNLFENEFAAKFTKRFANAGLLIAQSALPKTTQELVALRVSQINGCGWCVDAHAKEAAAAGETAVRLSLIAVWREATVFTEAERAALALAEEGTRLADAHQGVSDETWDQVRKHYDDDQVAALVTSVAMVNAANRLAVIVHQKGGSYEPGMFANHLSN; this comes from the coding sequence ATGGACGCCCGGTTCAACCTGTTCGAGAACGAGTTCGCCGCCAAGTTCACCAAGCGGTTCGCCAATGCCGGCCTGCTGATCGCGCAGTCGGCCCTGCCGAAGACCACGCAGGAACTGGTGGCGCTGCGCGTCAGCCAGATCAACGGCTGCGGCTGGTGCGTGGACGCGCACGCCAAGGAGGCCGCGGCCGCCGGGGAGACCGCGGTACGGCTCAGCCTGATCGCCGTGTGGCGCGAGGCCACCGTGTTCACCGAGGCCGAGCGGGCCGCGCTGGCCCTCGCCGAGGAGGGCACCCGGCTCGCCGACGCCCACCAGGGCGTCTCCGACGAGACATGGGACCAGGTGCGCAAGCACTACGACGACGACCAGGTCGCCGCGCTGGTCACCTCGGTCGCCATGGTCAACGCGGCCAACCGGCTCGCGGTGATCGTGCACCAGAAGGGAGGCTCCTACGAGCCCGGTATGTTCGCGAACCACCTGTCGAACTGA
- a CDS encoding RNA polymerase sigma-70 factor yields the protein MTSEHGEGTDGRSGTTAGPAGPPAGGGSLDPATETFVAHRNLLFTVAYEMLGSAADAEDVLQETWLRWTGVDLDSVRERRAYLVRITTRQALSRLRTLGRRKESYVGPWLPEPLLTTPDVAEDVELADSVSTAMLLVLETLAPTERAVFVLREVFALGYDEIAEAVGKSPAAVRQIAHRARAHVAARRPRGAVSAAEAEGALEAFRRAAETGDLQGLCDLLAPDVVFLGDGGGVKQAVLRPVVGSDKVARLLAAGLGNVAALGSLRPVRVNGHPALVLRLDDAIDTVVTVRIDDGLITGLYAVRNPEKLSHMHRETALRR from the coding sequence GTGACGAGCGAGCACGGCGAAGGCACGGACGGACGCAGCGGAACCACGGCGGGCCCGGCCGGGCCGCCCGCCGGAGGCGGGAGCCTGGACCCCGCCACCGAGACCTTCGTCGCCCACCGCAATCTGCTGTTCACCGTCGCCTACGAGATGCTCGGTTCGGCCGCCGACGCGGAGGACGTCCTCCAGGAGACCTGGCTGCGGTGGACCGGGGTGGACCTCGACTCGGTACGGGAGCGGCGTGCGTACCTGGTCCGGATCACCACCCGCCAGGCGCTGAGCCGGCTGCGTACGCTCGGCCGCCGCAAGGAGTCCTACGTCGGTCCCTGGCTGCCCGAACCGCTGCTCACCACGCCCGACGTGGCCGAGGACGTCGAACTGGCCGACAGCGTCTCGACGGCGATGCTGCTCGTGCTGGAAACCCTCGCGCCGACCGAGCGGGCGGTGTTCGTGCTGCGCGAGGTGTTCGCCCTCGGGTACGACGAGATCGCCGAGGCCGTCGGCAAGAGCCCGGCCGCGGTCCGCCAGATCGCCCACCGGGCCCGGGCCCATGTCGCGGCCCGCCGGCCACGCGGCGCCGTGTCCGCCGCCGAGGCCGAAGGCGCGCTGGAGGCGTTCCGGCGGGCGGCCGAAACGGGCGATCTCCAGGGCCTGTGCGATCTGCTCGCGCCGGACGTCGTCTTCCTGGGCGACGGCGGCGGGGTCAAGCAGGCCGTCCTGCGGCCCGTCGTCGGGTCCGACAAGGTGGCCCGCCTGCTGGCCGCCGGCCTGGGCAACGTCGCCGCGCTGGGCTCCTTGCGCCCTGTTCGGGTCAACGGCCACCCCGCCCTGGTGCTCCGGCTGGACGACGCCATCGACACCGTCGTGACGGTACGCATCGACGACGGCCTGATCACCGGGCTCTACGCCGTACGCAACCCCGAAAAGCTCTCGCACATGCACCGGGAGACCGCCCTGCGCCGCTGA
- a CDS encoding 4-hydroxybenzoate 3-monooxygenase, translating to MTETPENTAVVIVGAGVAGLTLGNFLLRNGIDCVVLERRSRAYVEKRQRAGTVDARGVRMFREWGLAAVVEPDSFTDFTGGFWIDGVRHPMDFGQGEEMESIFCPQQVLVRNLTDVFLQGGGDLRFEAADVTLENLRSARPTVRYRDTDGSEKAVSCDFVAGCDGYRGVSRASIPAGVLTRYSHEYRYSWLSVLAEVPAKPSGMAIHSRGLAGMMPRGAHASRIYLQCPADEPLEQWPDERIWSELEARFGATVPTGPIVDKQLVPFRCVVHDPMSHGRLYLLGDAAHIVPPMSAKGVHLALYDTEVFARAVIHWFRTGDSGLLDSYSETCLRHVWNYQAFAAWITELMHNAGDGSYEGEFRKQAARAELQRQFTSPAAGRLFFELSEGVI from the coding sequence ATGACCGAAACACCGGAGAACACCGCCGTCGTGATCGTCGGGGCCGGAGTCGCCGGCCTCACACTCGGCAACTTCTTGCTGCGCAACGGCATCGACTGCGTCGTCCTGGAACGGCGCAGCCGCGCATACGTCGAGAAGCGGCAGCGGGCGGGCACCGTCGACGCCCGCGGGGTGCGCATGTTCCGCGAGTGGGGACTCGCGGCCGTGGTGGAGCCGGACTCCTTCACGGACTTCACGGGCGGGTTCTGGATCGACGGCGTGCGCCACCCGATGGATTTCGGGCAGGGCGAGGAAATGGAGAGCATTTTCTGCCCGCAGCAGGTTCTCGTCCGCAACCTCACCGATGTCTTCCTCCAGGGCGGCGGAGATCTCCGCTTCGAGGCCGCGGACGTCACCCTGGAAAATCTCCGGAGCGCACGCCCCACGGTGCGTTACCGGGACACCGACGGTTCGGAAAAGGCCGTGAGTTGCGACTTCGTCGCCGGCTGTGACGGCTACCGCGGCGTCAGCAGGGCATCCATCCCGGCCGGCGTCCTCACCCGCTACTCCCATGAATATCGGTACTCCTGGCTCAGCGTGCTGGCCGAGGTCCCGGCCAAGCCGTCCGGCATGGCCATCCACTCCCGCGGCCTGGCCGGCATGATGCCCCGCGGGGCGCACGCCAGCCGTATCTACCTGCAGTGCCCGGCCGACGAGCCGTTGGAGCAGTGGCCGGACGAGCGCATATGGAGCGAACTGGAAGCACGTTTCGGCGCCACCGTGCCGACCGGCCCGATCGTCGACAAGCAGCTCGTGCCCTTCCGGTGCGTGGTCCACGACCCGATGAGCCACGGCAGGCTGTACCTGCTCGGAGACGCGGCGCATATCGTCCCGCCGATGAGCGCGAAGGGCGTACACCTCGCTCTTTACGACACCGAGGTGTTCGCGCGCGCCGTTATCCACTGGTTCCGCACGGGCGACTCCGGCCTGCTCGACAGCTACTCGGAGACCTGCCTGCGCCACGTCTGGAATTACCAGGCATTCGCGGCATGGATCACCGAGCTGATGCACAACGCCGGTGACGGTTCCTACGAAGGAGAGTTCCGCAAGCAGGCCGCCCGCGCCGAATTGCAGCGGCAGTTCACTTCCCCGGCAGCGGGCCGCCTCTTCTTCGAACTCAGTGAAGGGGTGATCTAG
- a CDS encoding helix-turn-helix domain-containing protein, with protein sequence MLKTRPSSARWPTTPHGSGWIPHGYHLAPHSHPQGQLVYAAAGALATTTERGTWVAPFNRVTWTPPGFVHSHRIYGKTDARLVAVPADRCGELAAHPCVCAVSPLLREVLLVLTDREEVRPGAHDRLLAVVIDELAESSEQSLHLPEPRDDRLRAVTDLLHADPGRAATLVELGRTVGASERTLSRLFHTELGMSFHRWRTTLRVHHALVHLTNGWSVTGTAVECGWSNPSSFIDAFSEVVGQTPGRYQANLRGDGP encoded by the coding sequence ATGCTGAAAACCCGCCCCTCGTCGGCGCGATGGCCGACGACACCCCACGGCAGTGGCTGGATTCCGCACGGCTATCACCTCGCCCCGCACTCCCACCCGCAGGGACAGCTGGTGTACGCGGCCGCCGGCGCCCTGGCCACCACGACCGAGCGCGGTACCTGGGTCGCGCCGTTCAACCGGGTGACGTGGACGCCCCCGGGGTTCGTCCATTCCCACCGCATTTACGGGAAGACCGACGCCCGCCTCGTTGCCGTACCGGCCGACCGGTGCGGCGAACTCGCGGCGCACCCTTGCGTATGCGCGGTGAGCCCGCTGCTGCGGGAAGTGCTGCTGGTGCTGACCGATCGGGAAGAGGTCCGCCCCGGCGCCCATGACCGGCTGCTCGCCGTGGTGATCGACGAGCTCGCCGAATCGTCAGAACAGTCCCTGCACCTGCCCGAACCGCGCGACGACCGGCTGCGCGCCGTCACCGATCTGCTGCACGCCGATCCCGGCCGGGCCGCCACCCTGGTCGAGCTGGGCCGGACCGTGGGCGCGAGCGAGCGCACCCTGAGCCGGCTGTTCCACACCGAGCTGGGGATGAGCTTCCACCGCTGGCGCACCACGTTGCGCGTCCACCATGCCCTGGTCCACCTCACCAATGGCTGGTCGGTCACCGGGACCGCGGTGGAGTGCGGCTGGTCCAACCCCTCCAGCTTCATCGACGCCTTCAGCGAAGTCGTCGGCCAGACTCCCGGGCGCTATCAGGCGAATCTGCGGGGCGACGGACCGTAG
- a CDS encoding M48 family metalloprotease, whose translation MKSFTAPRSLTGTGARFALLMVMVTAAAVPTFDILLSILRDRGDKGVSQLRGTMGCLYAAGFDPRGSDLDNLMATMRRGGLLTKCFAEHAERPYAGLLATLALFVLAALVYWFLPAVRDRRRRTVAVGEVDADGTLDVELAALHERTGIRSALRFRVDPARMTSGAAVYGRTGSYTVCLHAGLLARRGTDPEGFRAVVLHELAHVHHRDVDYAYASTALWRVFVLLALLPTLAMDAWITVLALSGTDSPWWPDAATVIFASAGSGLLLAGLVHLARADLLRRRELHADVQAVEWGADPAKWDRPEPPGNASVVPLLYRLTAPLRTHPGWAERRRVLVDTGRLSRISPLEMFLTGASAALLTSSLGTLNFLGEGSTSLWLAVALVAPVICLVLGAPIIRARRTPVGRTGSGAVAGLWLGCGLLVGEWVESGRYRVDWFMPQPQYLLAFLFIAAVPTVWWSQTLRLCLGLPRRMQRRAAAVLCAAVTAAVLWSGLWWWELGGRRIALGGGDMGGGGLAKYYARTVPGFWREYTMDLSGLSWGLALITPLHREQLAGAATILMWLVPLVLLLLHRPGARPRMRRTLVAGLAGGLVAWAGVALASFMLHFQRPGTPKERTGPFLVVHEWWTIVAVMAACLLTAALVAAFSRRHQLPRALIAAQVTQLAAYAGVFLLYAADGCLGPLNTVFDRCQWHTDNGLNVGRAVVLLTLVSTVLGSACAALTGVGAAGAVRWVRRRRAAAGGSVRAHVPAPAPAAVAPVRRAAVLLRAGTVLALGAPAVLLTVVATTTPTSPAMSARLQQESTEQVKQPPDKQPTKPPGKNEAETAKLRSWQTWSWLNNGGAVHVRQVARAALSLKKEILRTAAQERNVNGKVNVDEKTFNRLCGALGKWAAEAGDYFPVPVQDLQKPWSNALSRLRHGARNCQAVTTPPNGNPPRTPAERERLFNASLDEVVKGITDLGNAYRSIYKTADTHGK comes from the coding sequence ATGAAATCCTTCACCGCGCCCAGGAGCCTCACCGGAACCGGGGCGCGCTTCGCGCTGCTGATGGTGATGGTCACGGCGGCCGCCGTCCCCACGTTCGACATCCTTCTGTCGATCCTCCGGGACCGCGGCGACAAGGGCGTCTCCCAGCTGCGCGGCACCATGGGCTGCCTGTACGCCGCGGGTTTCGACCCGAGAGGCAGTGACCTGGACAACCTCATGGCGACCATGCGGCGGGGCGGGCTCCTGACGAAGTGCTTCGCCGAACACGCCGAACGGCCCTACGCGGGGCTGCTCGCGACCCTGGCGCTGTTCGTCCTGGCCGCGCTGGTGTACTGGTTCCTGCCGGCGGTACGCGACCGGCGGCGCCGCACCGTGGCCGTCGGCGAGGTCGACGCCGACGGCACGCTGGACGTCGAGCTGGCCGCGCTGCACGAGCGCACCGGAATCCGCTCGGCCCTGCGCTTCCGCGTCGATCCGGCCCGGATGACGTCCGGGGCCGCCGTCTACGGCCGTACCGGCAGCTACACCGTCTGCCTGCACGCGGGCCTGCTGGCCCGGCGCGGCACCGACCCCGAGGGCTTCCGCGCCGTCGTCCTCCACGAGCTCGCCCATGTGCACCACCGCGACGTGGACTACGCCTACGCCAGTACGGCCCTGTGGCGGGTCTTCGTCCTGCTCGCCCTGCTGCCCACGCTCGCCATGGACGCCTGGATCACCGTCCTCGCCCTGTCCGGCACCGACTCACCGTGGTGGCCCGACGCCGCGACCGTGATCTTCGCATCCGCCGGGTCCGGGCTGCTGCTCGCCGGACTGGTCCACCTGGCCCGGGCCGACCTGCTGCGGCGGCGCGAACTCCACGCCGACGTCCAGGCAGTGGAGTGGGGCGCCGACCCCGCGAAATGGGACCGGCCGGAGCCGCCCGGCAACGCGTCCGTGGTACCTCTGCTGTACCGCCTCACCGCACCGCTGCGCACCCATCCGGGCTGGGCGGAACGCCGGCGGGTACTCGTCGACACCGGCCGCCTCTCCCGGATCAGCCCGCTGGAGATGTTCCTGACCGGCGCCTCGGCGGCGCTGCTGACCAGCTCGCTCGGGACGCTCAACTTCCTGGGCGAGGGCAGTACGTCCCTGTGGCTCGCGGTCGCGCTGGTGGCTCCGGTGATCTGCCTCGTCCTGGGAGCGCCGATCATACGGGCGCGGCGCACACCGGTCGGGCGCACCGGCTCCGGCGCGGTCGCCGGTCTCTGGCTGGGCTGCGGGCTGCTCGTCGGCGAGTGGGTCGAAAGCGGGCGCTACCGGGTCGACTGGTTCATGCCGCAGCCGCAGTATCTGCTGGCGTTCCTGTTCATCGCGGCCGTCCCCACGGTGTGGTGGTCGCAGACCCTGCGCCTGTGCCTCGGTCTGCCCAGGCGGATGCAGCGCCGGGCGGCCGCGGTGCTCTGCGCGGCCGTGACCGCGGCGGTGCTGTGGAGCGGCCTGTGGTGGTGGGAGCTGGGCGGCCGGCGCATCGCGCTGGGCGGCGGCGACATGGGCGGCGGGGGACTGGCCAAGTACTACGCCAGGACCGTGCCGGGCTTCTGGCGCGAGTACACCATGGACCTGTCGGGCCTCTCCTGGGGATTGGCGCTGATCACGCCGTTGCACCGGGAACAACTGGCGGGCGCCGCGACGATCCTGATGTGGCTCGTACCGCTGGTCCTGCTGCTCCTGCACCGTCCGGGTGCGCGTCCACGGATGCGCCGGACACTGGTCGCCGGTCTCGCGGGCGGGCTCGTGGCCTGGGCGGGCGTGGCCCTGGCGTCGTTCATGCTCCACTTCCAGCGGCCCGGCACGCCCAAGGAACGGACCGGTCCGTTCCTCGTCGTCCACGAGTGGTGGACGATCGTGGCGGTCATGGCGGCCTGCCTGCTGACCGCCGCACTCGTGGCGGCCTTCTCCCGGCGGCACCAGTTGCCACGGGCACTGATCGCCGCCCAGGTCACCCAGCTGGCAGCGTACGCAGGGGTGTTCCTCCTGTACGCGGCCGACGGCTGCCTCGGGCCGCTGAACACGGTCTTCGACCGCTGCCAGTGGCACACCGACAACGGCCTGAACGTCGGCCGCGCGGTCGTCCTCCTCACCCTCGTCAGCACCGTTCTCGGCTCGGCTTGCGCTGCCTTGACGGGGGTGGGGGCGGCGGGAGCTGTTCGGTGGGTGCGGAGGCGGCGGGCGGCTGCGGGCGGTTCCGTACGGGCGCATGTCCCCGCCCCGGCCCCGGCGGCGGTCGCGCCGGTACGCAGGGCCGCGGTGCTCCTCAGAGCGGGTACGGTCCTGGCGCTCGGCGCCCCCGCCGTGCTCCTGACTGTTGTGGCGACCACAACGCCGACTTCCCCGGCCATGTCGGCCCGGCTCCAGCAGGAATCGACCGAGCAGGTCAAACAGCCGCCGGACAAGCAGCCAACCAAACCTCCGGGCAAGAACGAAGCAGAGACAGCCAAATTGCGTTCCTGGCAGACCTGGTCCTGGCTGAACAACGGCGGCGCCGTGCACGTACGGCAGGTGGCCCGCGCCGCGTTGTCCCTCAAAAAGGAAATCCTCAGGACCGCCGCGCAGGAACGGAATGTGAACGGCAAGGTCAATGTGGACGAGAAGACGTTCAACCGCCTGTGCGGCGCCTTGGGCAAGTGGGCCGCGGAGGCCGGGGACTACTTCCCCGTACCCGTACAAGACCTGCAGAAGCCATGGTCGAACGCGCTGAGCCGGTTGCGCCACGGAGCCCGCAACTGCCAGGCGGTCACGACCCCGCCCAACGGCAATCCGCCCCGCACACCTGCGGAACGCGAACGGCTCTTCAACGCCTCCCTCGACGAAGTCGTCAAAGGAATAACCGACCTGGGCAATGCGTACCGGAGCATCTACAAAACAGCCGACACACACGGCAAGTGA